A region from the Hypericibacter adhaerens genome encodes:
- a CDS encoding class I SAM-dependent methyltransferase → MTVEAGVSGHYSHGALERAILAALQSSGKDPDRLTPADLAPVDEFHIGGRLATVEFTAQLGFKPGLRLLDIGCGIGGASRHVAEAYGCQVQGIDLTDEYVRVAAMLAKRVGLADKVAYRQASALDLPFDAASFDGAYMLHVGMNIADKGRLAAEVARVLKPGAVFGIYDVMREGKGDLTFPLPWASEPAYSFVDSADRYRTCLADAGFTVERERNRREFAIEFFRQMQERWAQGGLPPLGLHILMGESARQKIANIVTGLKAGLIAPVEIVSRKRA, encoded by the coding sequence ATGACTGTCGAAGCCGGCGTTTCGGGTCACTACAGCCATGGCGCGCTCGAGCGCGCGATCCTCGCGGCGCTCCAATCTTCGGGCAAAGACCCCGACCGGCTGACGCCGGCCGACCTGGCGCCGGTCGACGAGTTCCATATCGGCGGCCGGCTGGCGACCGTCGAGTTCACAGCGCAGCTCGGCTTCAAGCCGGGCCTGCGCCTGCTCGATATCGGCTGCGGCATCGGCGGCGCCTCGAGGCACGTGGCCGAGGCCTATGGCTGCCAGGTGCAGGGCATCGACCTGACCGACGAATATGTCCGCGTCGCCGCCATGCTGGCGAAGCGTGTCGGGCTGGCGGACAAGGTCGCCTATCGCCAGGCGAGCGCGCTCGATCTTCCCTTCGACGCCGCCAGCTTCGACGGCGCCTACATGCTCCATGTCGGCATGAACATCGCGGACAAGGGGCGGTTGGCGGCGGAAGTGGCGCGGGTCTTGAAGCCGGGCGCCGTGTTCGGGATCTATGACGTCATGCGCGAAGGGAAGGGTGATCTGACCTTTCCGCTGCCCTGGGCATCAGAGCCCGCCTACAGCTTCGTCGATTCCGCCGACCGCTATCGTACATGCCTGGCCGATGCCGGCTTCACGGTCGAACGCGAGCGGAACCGGCGCGAGTTCGCGATCGAGTTCTTCCGCCAGATGCAGGAGCGCTGGGCCCAGGGTGGGCTGCCGCCCCTGGGGCTGCATATCCTGATGGGCGAGAGCGCGCGGCAGAAAATCGCGAACATCGTCACCGGCTTGAAGGCCGGGCTGATCGCGCCGGTCGAGATCGTGAGCCGAAAGCGCGCGTGA
- the recG gene encoding ATP-dependent DNA helicase RecG produces the protein MRPEILFPLFAPVTALPGVGPRIGKLIEQLAGPRVVDLCWHLPSGLVDRRFSPSLAEAPEGAIVTVTVTIDRHEKPRTPRLPYRVRCHDETGSLTLVFFNAKPDWLEKTLPLGQKRVVSGRVERYQGELQMAHPDHVVPEAEAESVRRVEPVYPLTAGLTPRLLAKAIRAAVERAPELPEWIDPDYLRRQGWAAWRDSLTAAHNPAELADIDPMTPARQRLAYDELLASQLALALVRARQRKLVGRRLKGNGEIRDRIAEALPFALTASQKTAIREIEADMAGPAPMLRLLQGDVGSGKTVVALMAMAIAVEAGAQAALLAPTEILARQHLATITPLAEAAGLRVGLLTGRDRAKAKAETLAGLADGSIPIVVGTHALVQDDVEFRDLGLAVIDEQHRFGVHQRLLLAEKGKGADVLVMTATPIPRTLMLTAYGDLDVSRLTEKPAGRQPIDTRALPLERIEDVIAAVGRGIADGARAYWICPLVEESEAVDLANAEARFADLAQRLPVRVGLVHGQQKAAERDTAMAAFARGDLDILVATTVVEVGVDVPAATIMVIEHAERFGLAQLHQLRGRIGRGTKRSTCLLLYQAPLGETAKARLRILRETDDGFRIAEEDLKLRGAGELLGTRQSGLPDFRLANIAAHAELLAAARDDARLILDRDPDLAGARGQALRVLLYLFERDAVVKTVRSG, from the coding sequence TTGCGCCCCGAAATCCTCTTTCCCCTGTTCGCCCCGGTGACAGCGTTGCCGGGCGTCGGCCCCCGGATCGGCAAGCTGATCGAGCAGCTGGCAGGCCCGAGGGTGGTCGACCTTTGCTGGCATCTGCCGAGCGGGCTGGTGGACCGGCGCTTCTCGCCCTCGCTGGCCGAGGCGCCGGAGGGCGCCATCGTCACCGTGACGGTGACGATCGACCGGCATGAGAAGCCGCGCACGCCCCGCCTGCCCTATCGCGTCCGCTGCCATGACGAGACCGGCAGCCTGACGCTGGTGTTCTTCAATGCCAAACCGGACTGGCTGGAGAAGACCCTGCCCCTCGGCCAGAAGCGGGTGGTGAGCGGCCGGGTCGAGCGCTACCAGGGCGAGCTGCAGATGGCGCACCCCGACCATGTGGTGCCGGAAGCCGAGGCCGAGAGCGTGCGCCGCGTCGAGCCGGTCTATCCGCTGACGGCGGGCCTGACCCCGCGCCTGCTGGCGAAGGCGATCCGCGCCGCGGTCGAGCGCGCGCCCGAACTGCCCGAATGGATCGACCCTGATTATCTCCGCCGGCAGGGCTGGGCCGCCTGGCGCGACAGCCTTACCGCCGCGCACAACCCGGCCGAGCTCGCCGATATCGATCCCATGACGCCCGCCCGCCAGCGCCTCGCTTATGACGAGCTGCTGGCAAGCCAGCTCGCCCTGGCGCTGGTACGGGCGCGCCAGCGCAAGCTGGTCGGGCGCCGGCTCAAGGGCAATGGCGAGATCCGAGACCGCATCGCCGAGGCCCTGCCCTTCGCCCTCACGGCCTCGCAGAAGACGGCGATCAGGGAGATCGAGGCCGATATGGCCGGCCCGGCGCCGATGCTGCGGCTGCTCCAGGGGGATGTCGGCAGCGGCAAGACCGTCGTGGCGCTGATGGCGATGGCGATCGCGGTCGAGGCCGGCGCGCAAGCGGCCCTCTTGGCACCCACCGAGATCCTGGCGCGCCAGCATCTCGCCACCATCACGCCGCTCGCGGAAGCGGCAGGCCTGCGCGTCGGGCTGCTGACGGGCCGCGACCGCGCCAAGGCCAAGGCCGAGACCCTGGCCGGGCTCGCCGACGGTTCGATCCCGATCGTGGTCGGGACCCATGCGCTGGTGCAGGACGATGTCGAGTTCCGCGATCTGGGGCTCGCCGTCATCGACGAGCAGCATCGCTTCGGCGTTCACCAACGTCTATTGCTGGCGGAGAAAGGCAAGGGCGCCGACGTGCTGGTGATGACGGCGACGCCGATCCCGCGCACCCTGATGCTGACCGCCTATGGCGATCTCGACGTGTCGCGCCTGACCGAGAAGCCGGCCGGACGGCAGCCGATCGACACGCGCGCCCTGCCGCTCGAACGGATCGAGGATGTCATCGCCGCGGTCGGCCGCGGCATCGCCGACGGCGCGCGCGCCTATTGGATCTGCCCGCTGGTGGAGGAGTCCGAGGCGGTCGATCTCGCCAATGCCGAGGCGCGGTTCGCCGATCTGGCGCAACGCCTGCCGGTGCGGGTCGGGCTGGTCCATGGCCAGCAGAAGGCGGCCGAGCGCGACACCGCCATGGCGGCCTTCGCGCGCGGCGATCTCGACATCCTCGTCGCCACCACCGTGGTCGAGGTCGGCGTCGACGTGCCGGCCGCGACCATCATGGTGATCGAGCATGCCGAGCGTTTCGGCCTGGCGCAGCTCCACCAGCTGCGCGGCCGCATCGGTCGCGGCACCAAGCGCTCGACCTGCCTCCTGCTCTACCAGGCGCCGCTGGGCGAGACGGCGAAGGCGCGCCTGCGAATCCTGCGCGAGACCGACGACGGCTTCCGCATCGCCGAGGAGGACCTGAAACTGCGCGGCGCCGGCGAGCTCCTGGGCACGCGCCAGAGCGGCCTGCCCGACTTCCGCCTCGCCAACATCGCCGCGCATGCCGAGTTGCTTGCCGCCGCCCGCGACGATGCGCGCCTGATCCTCGACCGCGATCCGGACCTGGCCGGAGCGCGCGGACAGGCGCTGCGCGTTCTGCTCTATCTCTTCGAGCGCGACGCGGTGGTGAAGACGGTGCGCTCGGGATAG
- the mfd gene encoding transcription-repair coupling factor: MPISLERAGLVPVGGAPEGFDALIVADLARRARKNGAKAGGELLHVARDDARMARLIEALRFAAPDLEVVDFPAWDCLPYDRVSPHRDIVGRRVDSLTRLRAPRAREAPARVVVTTVAALLQRLPPRASFEGQTLRLVPGATMEPKALTDFLSGRGYLRSETVNEVGEFAVRGGIIDLFPPAAAAPLRVDFFGDTIESLRSFDPLTQRSQDKVESFEIKPIGEVQLDPGTIERFRTGYRATFGAVAGDDPLYEAISAGRLYAGMEHWLPLFLPSLETLPDYLPDALITLDHQAEEARDARLDMIRDFYQARRQLERAEETGGVPYRPLTPDRLYINASEWDDWLASRPSAVFSPFAVPEDAAGWQDAGGKSGRDFADVRASAPATLFAAVVEHLAQARLPRRHVAVAAMSEGSRDRLEHLLAEHGLERHERVADLEAIRRLPRDRVAFVVLGLEHGFETPDLVVVAEQDILGDRLARPAQRRKKTDQFLTELANFSHGDLVVHVEHGVGRYEGIETLEIGGAPHDCLKVIYDGGDKLYVPVENIDVLSRFGSDDLPVPLDKLGGAGWQARKARVKQRLREIAQQLIRTAAARAVHPGVTLAPPEGLYDEFAARFPYAETEDQQRAIDEVTADLASGRPMDRLVCGDVGFGKTEVALRAAFVAAAAGYQVAVVTPTTLLCRQHSKTFTERFAGLPIRVAQLSRLVSTKDANQVKADLKAGKVDIVVGTHSLLAKSVEFANLGLMIVDEEQHFGVAQKERLKELRADVHVLTLTATPIPRTLQLALSGVREMSLISTPPVDRLAVRTFVLPYDPVVIREAILREHYRGGQSFYVVPRIEDLDKVAERLRNLVPEIKFVMAHGRMAPTHLEKAMTAFYDRQYDMLLATNIIESGLDIPTANTMVIHRSDMFGLAQLYQLRGRIGRSKQRGYAYLTLPPGRVLSPTAAKRLQVMQTLDTLGAGFTLASHDLDIRGAGNLLGDEQSGHIREVGVELYQQMLEDAVKEARGQAKAAQEWTPQISIGMPVLIPENYVADLGVRLGLYRRIATLVDKAEIDAFGAELIDRFGPLPAEVENLLGIIAIKQLCRQAGIEKVDAGPKGAVLSFRHNRFAKPAELIAFINRKQDEVSVRPDHKLVWRQDWKDANRRVAGVQGLLAHLAKMAA, from the coding sequence ATGCCGATTTCGCTGGAGAGAGCAGGGCTGGTCCCGGTCGGCGGGGCGCCCGAGGGGTTCGACGCCCTGATCGTCGCCGACCTGGCGCGCCGGGCCCGCAAAAACGGCGCCAAGGCCGGCGGCGAGCTGCTGCATGTGGCGCGCGACGATGCGCGCATGGCGCGGCTGATCGAGGCGCTGCGCTTTGCGGCGCCCGATCTCGAGGTCGTGGATTTCCCGGCCTGGGACTGCCTGCCCTATGACCGGGTTTCGCCTCATCGCGACATCGTCGGGCGGCGTGTCGACAGCCTGACCCGGCTGCGCGCCCCGCGCGCCAGGGAGGCACCGGCGCGCGTGGTGGTCACGACCGTGGCCGCCTTGCTGCAGCGATTGCCGCCGCGGGCGAGCTTCGAGGGGCAGACGCTGCGCCTGGTGCCCGGCGCCACGATGGAGCCCAAGGCCCTGACCGATTTCCTCTCGGGCCGCGGTTATCTGCGCTCGGAGACGGTGAACGAGGTGGGCGAGTTCGCCGTGCGCGGCGGCATCATCGACCTGTTTCCGCCGGCCGCGGCCGCACCGCTGCGCGTCGATTTCTTCGGCGACACGATCGAGAGCCTGCGCAGCTTCGATCCCCTGACCCAGCGCAGCCAGGACAAGGTCGAGAGCTTCGAGATCAAGCCGATCGGCGAGGTCCAGCTCGATCCCGGGACGATCGAGCGCTTCCGCACCGGCTATCGCGCGACCTTCGGCGCCGTCGCCGGCGACGATCCGCTCTACGAGGCGATCAGCGCGGGCCGGCTCTATGCCGGCATGGAGCATTGGCTGCCGCTGTTCCTGCCCTCGCTCGAGACGCTGCCGGACTATCTGCCGGACGCGCTCATCACCCTCGATCATCAGGCCGAGGAGGCCCGCGACGCGCGCCTCGACATGATCCGCGATTTCTACCAGGCGCGCCGGCAGCTCGAGCGGGCCGAGGAGACGGGCGGCGTGCCCTACCGGCCGCTGACGCCCGACCGCCTCTATATCAACGCCAGCGAGTGGGACGACTGGCTGGCGAGCCGGCCTTCGGCGGTCTTCTCGCCCTTCGCGGTGCCTGAGGATGCCGCCGGCTGGCAGGATGCGGGCGGCAAGTCCGGCCGCGATTTCGCCGATGTGCGGGCGAGCGCGCCCGCGACGCTGTTCGCGGCCGTGGTCGAGCATCTGGCCCAGGCGCGCCTGCCGCGCCGCCATGTGGCCGTGGCCGCCATGAGCGAAGGCAGCCGCGACCGGCTGGAGCATCTGCTGGCCGAGCATGGGCTCGAGCGCCATGAGCGGGTGGCCGATCTCGAGGCCATCCGCCGCCTGCCGCGCGACCGCGTCGCCTTCGTGGTCCTCGGGCTCGAGCATGGCTTCGAGACGCCGGACCTCGTGGTGGTGGCCGAGCAGGATATCCTCGGCGACCGGCTGGCGCGCCCGGCGCAGCGGCGCAAGAAGACCGACCAGTTCCTGACCGAGCTCGCGAACTTCTCGCATGGCGACCTGGTGGTGCATGTCGAGCATGGCGTGGGCCGCTATGAGGGGATCGAGACGCTGGAGATCGGCGGCGCGCCCCATGATTGCCTCAAGGTCATCTATGACGGCGGCGACAAGCTCTATGTGCCGGTCGAGAACATCGACGTGCTGTCGCGCTTCGGCTCGGACGATCTGCCGGTGCCGCTCGACAAGCTGGGCGGGGCCGGCTGGCAGGCGAGGAAGGCCCGGGTCAAGCAGCGGCTGCGCGAGATCGCCCAGCAGCTCATCCGCACGGCCGCCGCGCGCGCCGTCCATCCGGGCGTGACCTTGGCGCCGCCCGAAGGGCTCTATGACGAGTTCGCCGCGCGCTTCCCCTATGCCGAGACCGAGGACCAGCAGCGCGCGATCGACGAGGTCACAGCCGATCTCGCCTCCGGCCGGCCGATGGACCGCCTCGTCTGCGGCGATGTCGGCTTCGGCAAGACCGAGGTGGCGCTGCGCGCGGCCTTCGTCGCCGCCGCGGCCGGCTACCAGGTCGCGGTGGTGACGCCGACCACCTTGCTCTGCCGCCAGCACAGCAAGACCTTCACCGAGCGCTTCGCCGGCCTGCCGATCCGCGTGGCGCAATTGTCGCGGCTGGTCTCGACCAAGGACGCCAACCAGGTGAAGGCCGACCTCAAGGCCGGCAAGGTCGACATCGTCGTGGGCACCCATTCGCTCCTCGCCAAGAGCGTCGAGTTCGCCAACCTGGGCCTGATGATCGTCGACGAGGAGCAGCATTTCGGCGTGGCGCAGAAGGAGCGGCTCAAGGAGCTGCGTGCCGACGTCCATGTGCTGACCCTGACCGCGACGCCGATCCCGCGCACCTTGCAGCTCGCCTTGTCGGGCGTGCGCGAGATGAGCCTGATCTCGACGCCGCCGGTGGACCGGCTCGCCGTGCGGACCTTCGTGCTGCCCTACGATCCGGTGGTGATCCGCGAGGCGATCCTGCGCGAGCATTACCGCGGCGGGCAGAGCTTCTATGTGGTGCCGCGCATCGAGGATCTCGACAAGGTGGCCGAGCGGCTGCGCAACCTGGTGCCGGAGATCAAGTTCGTGATGGCGCATGGCCGCATGGCGCCGACCCATCTCGAGAAGGCGATGACGGCCTTCTACGACCGCCAGTACGACATGCTGCTTGCCACCAACATCATCGAGAGCGGCCTCGATATCCCGACCGCCAACACGATGGTGATCCACCGCTCCGACATGTTCGGCCTGGCGCAGCTCTATCAGCTGCGCGGGCGCATCGGCCGCTCCAAGCAGCGCGGCTATGCCTACCTGACCCTGCCGCCGGGCCGCGTGCTCAGCCCGACCGCCGCCAAGCGGCTCCAGGTCATGCAGACGCTGGATACGCTGGGCGCGGGCTTCACGCTGGCGAGCCACGATCTCGACATCCGCGGTGCCGGCAATCTCCTGGGCGACGAGCAGTCCGGCCATATCCGCGAGGTCGGCGTCGAGCTCTACCAGCAGATGCTCGAGGACGCCGTCAAGGAAGCGCGCGGCCAGGCCAAGGCGGCCCAGGAATGGACCCCGCAGATCAGCATCGGCATGCCGGTGCTGATCCCGGAGAATTATGTCGCCGATCTCGGCGTGCGGTTGGGTCTCTACCGGCGCATCGCGACCCTGGTGGACAAGGCCGAGATCGACGCCTTCGGTGCCGAGCTGATCGACCGCTTCGGGCCGTTGCCGGCGGAGGTCGAGAACCTGCTCGGCATCATCGCCATCAAGCAGCTCTGCCGCCAGGCGGGGATCGAGAAGGTCGATGCCGGTCCCAAGGGGGCGGTGCTGTCCTTCCGCCATAACCGCTTCGCCAAGCCGGCCGAGCTCATCGCCTTCATCAACCGCAAGCAGGACGAGGTTTCCGTGCGGCCCGACCACAAGCTGGTCTGGCGCCAGGACTGGAAGGATGCGAACCGGCGGGTGGCGGGCGTGCAGGGATTGCTCGCGCATTTGGCTAAAATGGCGGCGTGA
- a CDS encoding succinate dehydrogenase assembly factor 2 encodes MSDQDRAQRVSRLRYRSWRRGTREMDLLLGPFADRHLPAMGEAELGAYERLLEQSDPDLMIWLTGQAAPPPELDSTLRALLQRAAEVIRQGSAIAAGQRKTNS; translated from the coding sequence ATGTCGGATCAGGATCGAGCGCAGCGCGTCAGCCGGCTGCGCTACCGGAGCTGGCGCCGGGGAACCCGCGAGATGGACTTGTTGCTGGGACCCTTTGCCGACAGGCATCTGCCGGCGATGGGCGAGGCCGAGCTCGGCGCCTATGAACGGCTCCTGGAGCAGAGCGATCCCGATCTGATGATCTGGCTGACAGGCCAGGCCGCCCCCCCACCCGAGCTGGATTCCACGCTGCGCGCACTGCTGCAACGCGCAGCCGAGGTGATCCGGCAAGGCAGCGCCATCGCCGCCGGACAACGCAAGACGAACAGCTGA
- a CDS encoding type III polyketide synthase: protein MELAPPRSFIRPRPFDQSSPVPSVARLRGLATTVPPHALSQDEIMATAGRLFDRPPEELGRLMPAYGNAGIDRRHSCVPLEWYFQRHGWKERSALFVEHAPALLADAAERCVAEAGIAWDRIDAIVTVSTTGIATPSLDALLMERLPIRRDAMRLPIFGLGCAGGVLGFSRAAELARAAPGRNVLFLVVELCALTFRRGDNSKSNVIATALFGDGAAAALISCDGEGPTIGPAGEHTWPETLDVMGWHVEEDGLGVLFSRDIPTLVRSRFRPAMLDFLERHGVAADEIGHYVCHPGGAKVIDALEDATALPPGTMTEARDILRRYGNMSAATVLFVLERMLAERPPGTWLMSALGPGFTAAFQLLGPR, encoded by the coding sequence GTGGAACTCGCTCCTCCCCGCTCCTTCATCCGGCCCCGCCCGTTCGACCAGTCGAGCCCGGTGCCGAGCGTCGCGCGACTGCGCGGCCTTGCCACCACCGTCCCACCCCATGCCCTGTCCCAGGACGAGATCATGGCGACCGCCGGTCGCCTGTTCGACAGGCCGCCCGAAGAGCTCGGCAGGCTGATGCCGGCCTATGGCAATGCCGGCATCGACCGCCGCCATTCCTGCGTCCCGCTGGAGTGGTATTTCCAGCGTCACGGCTGGAAGGAGCGCAGCGCGCTGTTCGTCGAGCATGCTCCCGCCCTGCTCGCGGATGCGGCCGAGCGCTGCGTGGCCGAGGCCGGCATCGCCTGGGACCGGATCGACGCCATCGTCACGGTCTCCACCACCGGCATCGCCACCCCCAGCCTGGACGCGCTGCTGATGGAGCGGTTGCCCATCCGGCGCGATGCGATGCGGCTGCCGATCTTCGGGCTCGGCTGCGCCGGCGGCGTGCTGGGCTTCTCGCGGGCGGCCGAGCTGGCGCGCGCGGCGCCCGGGCGCAACGTCCTGTTCCTGGTGGTCGAGCTCTGCGCGCTGACCTTCCGGCGCGGCGACAACTCCAAGAGCAACGTGATCGCCACCGCGCTGTTCGGCGACGGCGCTGCTGCGGCACTCATCTCCTGCGACGGCGAAGGCCCCACGATCGGTCCCGCCGGCGAGCATACCTGGCCCGAGACGCTCGATGTGATGGGCTGGCATGTGGAGGAAGACGGGCTCGGCGTGCTCTTCTCCCGCGACATCCCGACCCTGGTCCGCAGCCGGTTCCGGCCCGCGATGCTGGATTTCCTCGAGCGCCATGGAGTGGCTGCCGACGAGATCGGCCACTATGTCTGCCATCCCGGCGGTGCCAAGGTGATCGACGCGCTCGAGGATGCCACGGCGCTCCCGCCGGGAACGATGACCGAGGCCCGGGACATCTTGCGCCGCTATGGCAACATGTCGGCCGCCACGGTGCTCTTCGTGCTGGAGCGGATGCTGGCGGAGCGCCCTCCCGGCACCTGGCTCATGTCGGCGCTCGGCCCCGGCTTCACCGCCGCGTTCCAGCTCCTGGGGCCGCGATGA
- a CDS encoding flavin reductase family protein, producing the protein MFYETKDATTALAAQGLGRDPFKALVVPRPIGWISSISPSGVVNLAPFSFFNAINEDPPMVMFCPSGRKPDRPVKDSRANVEATKEFVCNLATWDTREAMNQTSATLPAETDEMTFAKLTPAPSRLVKPPRVAEVPVHLECRYWKTIELPTGDPAEPNCMILGEVVGVHIDDSLIRDGRVAIALAKPIARLGYSEYAVVTEAFRMRRPA; encoded by the coding sequence ATGTTCTACGAGACCAAGGATGCGACCACGGCGCTGGCCGCACAGGGGCTTGGACGCGATCCCTTCAAGGCGCTGGTGGTGCCGCGCCCGATCGGCTGGATCAGTTCCATCAGCCCGTCGGGCGTGGTGAACCTGGCGCCCTTCAGCTTCTTCAACGCCATCAATGAAGACCCGCCGATGGTCATGTTCTGTCCCAGCGGGCGCAAGCCCGACCGGCCGGTGAAGGACAGTCGCGCCAATGTCGAGGCGACCAAGGAGTTCGTCTGTAATCTCGCTACCTGGGACACGCGAGAGGCCATGAACCAGACCTCGGCGACCCTGCCGGCCGAGACCGACGAGATGACGTTCGCCAAGCTGACCCCGGCGCCGTCACGCCTGGTCAAGCCGCCGCGCGTCGCCGAGGTGCCGGTTCATCTCGAATGCCGCTATTGGAAGACGATCGAGCTGCCCACGGGCGACCCGGCCGAGCCGAACTGCATGATCCTGGGCGAGGTGGTGGGCGTGCATATCGACGACAGCCTGATCCGAGACGGGCGCGTCGCGATCGCGCTGGCGAAGCCGATCGCCCGCCTGGGCTATTCGGAATATGCTGTCGTCACCGAGGCCTTCCGCATGCGCCGTCCGGCGTGA
- a CDS encoding DUF502 domain-containing protein has protein sequence MALRLRTYFFAGILITAPISITVYLAWAMIRWVDGQVIPLIPDHYNPETYLPFSVPGIGLLILLAALTLVGAVTANMVGRMMVRGSDRLLGRMPVVRGIYNALKQIFETVLSQKSQAFREVALVEYPRKGAWALGFITGKPDGEIQELGGGELVNVFVPTTPNPTSGFLLFLPEREILRLGMTVEEGIKMVVSGGIVMPADRRPPKSRRSGTVTPLDLASGQ, from the coding sequence TTGGCGCTGCGCCTGCGGACCTATTTCTTCGCCGGGATCCTGATCACGGCACCCATCAGCATTACGGTCTATCTCGCCTGGGCCATGATCCGCTGGGTCGACGGCCAGGTCATCCCGCTGATTCCGGATCATTACAATCCCGAGACCTATCTGCCCTTCAGCGTGCCGGGCATCGGCCTTCTGATCCTGCTCGCCGCCCTGACGCTGGTGGGGGCCGTCACCGCCAACATGGTCGGCCGCATGATGGTGCGCGGCAGCGACCGCCTGCTCGGCCGGATGCCGGTCGTGCGCGGCATCTATAACGCGCTGAAGCAGATCTTCGAGACCGTGCTGTCGCAGAAGTCCCAGGCCTTCCGCGAGGTGGCGCTGGTCGAATATCCGCGCAAGGGCGCCTGGGCGCTGGGCTTCATCACCGGCAAGCCGGACGGGGAGATCCAGGAGCTGGGCGGCGGCGAGCTGGTCAATGTCTTCGTGCCGACCACGCCCAACCCCACCAGCGGCTTCCTCCTGTTCCTGCCCGAGCGCGAGATCCTGAGGCTCGGCATGACGGTCGAGGAGGGCATCAAGATGGTGGTCTCGGGCGGCATCGTCATGCCGGCGGACCGGCGTCCGCCGAAGTCGCGCCGCTCGGGCACCGTCACTCCGCTCGATCTCGCCAGCGGCCAATGA
- a CDS encoding DMT family transporter, producing MGGADVAMEAGRGQRGSGVLLLLGAAVAFSTAGYFTRLIPLDVWTILFWRGVFTGLFVLALLLWQHGAAAWRSIPAMGWPGLAVVALSSSGMIFFIHAFRHTSVADVAIIYAAAPFVTAGIAWSWLKERPGRGTLVAAAIAFVGVVVMVGGALSLGSWLGDLFALAMTLSLSLMMVVIRRHKDRPMTAVAGLSPLLTALLVWPLATPGSAGSADLLHLALFGILQNGLGLLLLTWGTRLLPAAEGALIGALDAPLAPIWVWLAFSEIPPSTTLIGGAIVMAAVLGYLWGERRAEGTARGG from the coding sequence ATGGGCGGGGCGGATGTCGCGATGGAAGCGGGGCGGGGCCAGCGGGGATCGGGTGTCCTGCTGCTGCTGGGCGCGGCGGTGGCCTTCAGCACCGCCGGCTACTTCACCCGGCTGATCCCGCTCGATGTCTGGACGATCCTGTTCTGGCGGGGCGTCTTCACCGGCCTCTTCGTGCTGGCGCTGCTGCTCTGGCAGCATGGCGCGGCCGCCTGGCGCTCGATCCCGGCGATGGGATGGCCGGGCCTGGCGGTGGTGGCGCTGTCCAGCAGCGGCATGATCTTCTTCATCCATGCCTTCCGTCATACCAGCGTCGCCGACGTCGCCATCATCTATGCGGCAGCCCCGTTCGTGACCGCGGGCATCGCCTGGTCCTGGCTCAAGGAGCGGCCGGGTCGCGGCACCCTCGTCGCGGCGGCGATCGCCTTCGTCGGGGTCGTCGTCATGGTGGGCGGCGCGCTCAGCCTCGGCAGCTGGCTGGGCGATCTCTTCGCGCTCGCCATGACGCTGTCGCTCTCCCTGATGATGGTCGTCATCCGCCGCCACAAGGACCGGCCCATGACCGCCGTGGCCGGTCTGTCGCCCCTGCTGACGGCGCTGCTGGTCTGGCCGCTCGCGACGCCGGGCAGCGCCGGGTCCGCCGATCTGCTCCATCTCGCGCTGTTCGGCATCCTGCAGAACGGCCTGGGGCTGCTGCTCCTGACCTGGGGCACGCGGCTGCTGCCGGCGGCGGAAGGCGCCCTGATCGGCGCCCTCGATGCGCCGCTGGCCCCGATCTGGGTCTGGCTCGCCTTCAGCGAGATCCCGCCGTCAACGACATTGATCGGCGGTGCCATCGTGATGGCCGCGGTGCTGGGCTATCTCTGGGGCGAGCGGCGGGCCGAAGGCACCGCTCGAGGAGGATGA
- a CDS encoding helix-turn-helix transcriptional regulator gives MRRADRLFDIIQTLRGAKGPLTATALAQRLEVTPRTIYRDIATLQARQVPIEGAAGIGYLLRRGYDLPPLMFTAEETEAILVGALLTRRTGDPGLRSAADSVLSKIAAILPAALQGQLSSPTFFVSEHGANDPAIADMALIRSAIRQHKKLLIDYVDREGGITARRIWPIAVAYFVEATLVCAWCELRNDYRHFRADRIQSLTLTDESFSTEGGKLLKEWPEWFRLAKG, from the coding sequence ATGCGACGCGCCGATCGATTGTTCGACATCATCCAGACGCTGCGGGGCGCCAAGGGGCCGCTGACGGCGACCGCCCTGGCGCAACGGCTGGAGGTGACGCCCCGCACCATCTATCGCGATATCGCCACGCTGCAGGCACGCCAGGTGCCGATCGAAGGAGCCGCCGGCATCGGCTACCTCCTGCGCCGCGGCTATGACCTGCCGCCGCTGATGTTCACGGCGGAAGAGACCGAAGCCATCCTGGTCGGCGCCCTGCTGACGCGCCGTACCGGCGATCCCGGCCTGCGGTCGGCCGCCGACAGCGTGCTCTCGAAGATCGCCGCCATCCTGCCGGCGGCCCTCCAGGGGCAACTGAGCTCGCCCACCTTCTTCGTCTCCGAGCATGGCGCGAACGATCCGGCGATCGCGGATATGGCGCTCATCCGCAGCGCGATCCGGCAACACAAGAAGCTGCTGATCGACTATGTCGATCGCGAGGGCGGAATCACCGCGCGCCGTATCTGGCCGATCGCCGTCGCCTATTTCGTGGAAGCGACCCTGGTCTGCGCCTGGTGCGAGCTGCGCAACGACTACCGGCATTTCCGCGCCGACCGGATCCAATCCCTCACGCTCACCGACGAAAGCTTCTCGACCGAAGGCGGCAAGCTCCTGAAGGAATGGCCCGAATGGTTCAGGCTGGCGAAAGGATGA